The Xiphophorus hellerii strain 12219 chromosome 3, Xiphophorus_hellerii-4.1, whole genome shotgun sequence genome segment ATTAATCATTGTCCATATTTACTATTTCCTCTTGTGTTGTTTACTGAAGAAATTCAAAGGAAACTTTAACTTTCAGATTTGTGTGATGAAAACTTGTCAGTAATgttaattttattctttaatcaGATGAAGGTGCTGTCTCTGCTTGTGCTGATAACAGCCTGTGCTGCCCGGACACAAGGTATTtcttatatacagtatatatgtatatggtTTGCTATTAAATCATGCTTTACATTTTGAATATGTTGGTCACCTGAAAGATATTACAAATTTCTCTTCCTATTTCCCATTACTTTCAAAAGATAAGACTGTATTTGACATGTGCAAATCAGGtattcaaaagtatttatgaataaaataaggaaatatgtatacattttatgttttcagatcTTTCTGGTAGGATGTTCACATTTCCACTGGAAACCAACAGAGCTTATGTGAAGTTTAACACATCGAGAAGAGATTTTAATGCCGTAACTGTTTGCCACAGGTActgtaattttaaatatgaattatgtAGAAGAGCATTCTTCATCCTTGTGAGTGAGATACATTATGCAATGCTTTATGTCTGTCATTGTAACAGATCATTTACAGACCTCAAAAGAGACCACATGCTGTTCTCCTTGTCCACACCCAATAATCCCAATGACTTCTTGATTTTCTGGGATAACACCAATAAAGAAATGGAGGCACACATTAAGAATAAAAAGGCTGAATATGGAGGCCGTGACTACAAGCTCAACACGTGGCACTCTATCTGCACCACATGGGACGCTGAGACTGGGTTGGCACAACTGTGGTTTAATGGACAGCCTTCGATcagaaaattcacaatttctGGGTCGAACATAGGTGGACCTGTCAATATTATTGTGGGACAGGTAAAATTTCCTTTATTCACTGAAGAATGGAACAAACATCTTGAACACCTGTTATTATTAGCCTCTGTCCAATATATGAATCACTTCATCCAAATTTTTTTACAGGttgataaacataaaaacaaacttgaaacAAAATAGAACTAAAGTTGGGTAAATTTAGGTTAAACTGGGTAGACTTGGGTGAAATTATATAATGTAAGCAGATCATTTATAATTTGTCACTGCGTCTTTCTGTGTTCAGAAGATCTCCATATGACATCAAAACTATCCACCCTGGCTTTATCCCAGTGAAATGCTTTAGATCATCATTATAGTATATATTCATGATAATTGGTGGGTTTGACCTTAAACTCTCCCATAGAAACCATTTTTGCCCAATCTCTTTACTATTATTAAATTCTGAATACTAACCTTAACTGAAGCAACCTGAACTTCCTTCAGGGCTTTAGATGCTGTTCTTAGTTACTGTATGACCTCATAATTGAATTGTCAATTTGTTCTTGGAGAATATTAGGTGGGCTGGCCAATTCTGGGAAGAATCACGACAGAcccatgttttctctgtttgtggaCAATGATTCTCATTGTAGTTTGAGTTTGTTCCAAATTGCTAGACATTGATTTTGGCATTCCAGAATCACAAATATAAATGGCATTCCTGGCTGTGCTTGTGATTCTTTAAATAATGGGGCAAAAAATTGATCTTTTAACCTACTtgatgtttagtttttagttggAGTCAAGCATAGTTAGACCAGAGGAAGAAAACTGAGCTGAAGAGCTttagaaatgtcaaaataaaaacttacaatTCTGGCACAATGAGAACAGAGCATGAAACCAGCATGAGCATAAAAGAAGAAtccatttcacaaaaaaacaaggaactTAAATACTGAGAAAGGGAAGGaaatttattagaaatttaCATGATCTATTAAGAGTGGTGGTGGCAGAGAGAGTATGGGAACTATCTCTGCCACCATTTTGGTCAGTAATGACCAAAATTATCAAAACTCAGACAAACACCTCCAtcttgtcagacaggttctgtttaagtgatttcttgTTTGTACAGGTAATCACACCGAGGGTTTGCAAGTGAAATTATGtgaatcacaaaaaaatctggCAATTTAACAAGGAtgtagaggcttgttttaatcCAAAATATCATTAGTATACAAATGATACAGTGGCCTTAACATAGACCACTGTGATATAAACAATGTTAAAATTTCAAACAAGCAGTAACTTACCATTAATCAGTAAAAACCTCTGCATAAAACAATGTAAACCTAGCCTTTATTCAATAAGTAATAAAACCAAATAggtaacattttattcatatcATTATGCTGTACCTTTGAAGCAACATCTGAGTGTTGACTATTTACTAGACCAGTTGAAAATGCATGGGTCATAATTTTGATGACATAACATTTGATTCAAATCATTAATGCCTTCTTTTCTATTTCtcaatcattaaaaaaacattaaaactctGCATTTCCAACAGGAGCAGGACAGCCATGGTGGCGGGTTTGACATGAAGCAGTCTTTCGTTGGCATGATGACCGATGTCCACATGTGGGATTACGTCCTCTCTGCCTGTGAGATCCAGAATTATGTGGATGAACGAAACTTCACACCAGGGAATGTGTTGAACTGGAGGGCTCTGGATTATCAGATTGTAGACAAAGTGTTGCTTGAACATACAAAAACCGTTTGTTACTAACCCATTTTAGAACAATTTGGTCACTACAGCAACTCATACATTTCCCATCATCATTATTGAATCTGACCTCACATTAGAAAAAGATAAATGCTGTACaatgtgaattattttcattgtaGCTAAAATAAAGCTTCAATCTAGTACACATAGCTGTGATCTAGATATGTTTGCATGAACACAAACATATAGAAATTACAACCTTAATGTGTACATATATGTAGGCATTTTTATTAGGTTTGTTGTCCATGAATTTAAGGTTGACTCtagaatttgactttttatatcACTAcgtttgttattttaaataaatgtgtttgtttcatttatttaggaAGCATCACAAATAAACAACCATTGTAAACAAAGAGAATATGAAAAAGAGAAGGCAAATCTGAACAAAGTtttgaataaaagaaacaggaaaacactTAAATTTGCATTTGCCTTattatgaaattatatttataattatatTTGCTTATTATGAAATCTAAGTAAAGTGATGCTTAAGAACAAAGAGAGTCTgaaaaagtcaatgttttgtacaaaaaataatctAGGAGAAAACAAATCTAAACAATGTTCTAAACAAGAAATAGGTACAATACTAAACTGCTTTTAGAAGGCATATACAAAATAAGCCATTTGATGTTGCAATGGAAAACATAGTGGGGTCATAGATCCAAAGTCTAGGCCTGCTTGGTTGTTGATTTTGAACAGATTCTGAGCATGTAACTCCAGAGTAGATCAGCAACGTGTTTAGTGAGAAGGCATACTAGAGCAtgtctcaataaattagaattttatcaaaaagtttatttattttagttattaaaagGGAAATTTGTAAAATTCATTACAGAGGCAAATTTCAAGCATTTGtatctgtttatttgtattacACTGGTTTATCTCTTGAGAGGATcccaaattcagtttctcagctACTTAAAAGAGCTGAGAAGAAGAAGACCAATAAAGAATTTATTTAGTACAGTCATGTCGTTGTAAACATGTCTGGTTACAAAGAGCATAACCAGCAAATGGTTATTActaaagaagctggctgttGTGCTGCTTTTTTGGAGCCTCTCTTTGCACATCCTCTGAATTTACAAATTATGGATCTGATTAACTGGTCTCTCAATAATGCTGTTAATCAAATTTTCTCAATGAGAAGACTGAGCACAGGAGAGCCCTCTCGTCCTGCGGGGACACACCCGGCGAAATACACCCTGGATTTATTTGAATTCATGATAAcaagatttctgctgtttggaacttaatttattaagttggTTTAACTTGATTGAATTACTTATTACCAATTGAAACAATTCAATTAAGTTAAACGAACCTAATTTATTAAGTTAAAgcaacttaataaattaagttgaaCCAACTTGATTTAATTACTTGTTGAGgcaattcaattaagttggtTTTACTAtagtaatttttctgtttttttttaaaaaaactacatgTGTAAAGTAGTTTAAGTTTTAGCTGTATCTTAAGTACAATGTGAGTGATAAATTTAGTAAATTGAGTTGGTCAGACATAGGTCCCAAAACTGGCATTGAACACAATTGTTTCAAATAAAGTCAAGATAATAAGATTCTTCaagttaattaagttaattttacttggtaagagttttaaattttaatttaactgaacaCAAAAAGTAAGTTGTCATCAATAAACCAAATGAATTTAGTTATACTAATGTAAAAAAGTCCATTACCTGAACAACAgccaaaaacacttttctgaGTGTACTGTTACCATAGAAACCTCTATCTTCTTGCTGTCTGTGCCAACCTTCATTGGCTAATGCAGAAATTAGCAACTGATTCACAGCTTGAAAGTTGAGTGAAtcgaaaaaaatacaaaaaaacacaatcaatgAATGATTTCAATGTAATTATTACTGAAGTCAATGTAATTAATAtccaatatttaatatttttacaattagaataaaaatgtcacaaGTCATTAATGAACACCCAGACTATAATAAGTCTGTATTTGTGCCTCTGCACACACACTATGAGTGTTTATAGCAGGTAAAAGTAAGACATGAACTACTCAATGAATTAATGTCAATGTTTcatgttgaaagaaaaactctttataaaacagaattgacagtggaaacatttttattgtgtggGATATTTTTATGCCAGatgttgctgtttctttttctggtgCTATCATGTGCTTCATTAtccattaatattaatattattgttgctattattgctattatttattaaatataagataagaaaaaagtctaaaaaattTCATCCAAGTGTTTTTGTGATAACTGTTCTTAATGCaggaatattttactttaaggaAATGCTAGAAACAAATACTTCATTAACTTTGAAACATTACCTAGAGTAATTACACCATTACTCTAGGTAATGGTGTAATTTTAGGCTTTTTGACTAGGTTCTTCACAGATCTTCCCCGAATTCACAGCCTATTTTCCCTGGCAACACCTCAATATGACAACCATTTCACCACATATAAGGACACAGCTGCAAATACGCTTGATCTCCATGTTAGAAATCAGAAAACTCGTTTTTCTGGACTGGACTACAAGCTCAGTGTTTGGCACTATGTTTGTTCCACATGGGACAGTGAATCTGGACTGGGACAGAGGAGGTTTGAAGTACTTCAGTGGATCAGTGGGCTAGGAAGTTCTTCAGTGGATCACAGATCAGTCAACCAATTGTTATTCTGACAGGTATGctgacagtttttatatttcttaacAGCTTGATAAGTTAAAGTTGATATTTATACAAAGATgtagcatatttttctttttcttgttataatccaatatttttttcttacagtaaCAGGACAGGCATGGTGGAATTTTTGAAAGCAGGCAGTCTTTTGTCGGCATGATGACCGATGTCCACATGTGGGACTCAGTCCTTTCTCCCAGTGAGATTAAGAGCTATCTGCATTTCAATCCAGGAAATGTGCTTAACCGGAAGGCATTGGAATTTAATACTACTGGAAAAGTGCTGATGATAAGCAAATgacatgttaaagaaaaacaaaacactgtcaAAGATGTACTTCaaattggaaaatgtttattctaaataaatgcagcttgcaaattacattttctggtgccttttttcttcctttggaTAAAACTAGATAGATTAGATTTCAAGGTATTTGAACAGGGTAAATGGTAATCATTTACAGTGAGAAATAAATGCTCATATCTAAGGGCAATTTAAGAtgttaacctaacagtcatgtttttgaaatatgGGAAGAAGGCAGAAGAAGAGTGAACCTGCCCAAGCAGCCACATTTAAACCTAATGAAGAAAGACCTTTGGCTGACTGAACATCAAATCTGAGTCCTTGGTGCAAAGGAACGGTGCCGACAGTCGTTCCACCATGTGCAGTAAAAGTTTCAAACATGACTAAGCAACAACTGGTCAGATagtaaatttaaatacattttctttagtaaaaactaaataaaataaataagagtcACAGTGGTCAAAGATATTTGGATGATGGCATAGCTATTAAACTCAACAATaagaaataactgaactaaCAGAAGGAGTAAACCAGGAtatgaagataaaataaatactaaatgcaAAGAACAAGTCCAAAACTCTAATAAGAAACTGAACTAACAGAGAGAATAAACTAGAACAAGgaaatataatgaaaataagaaattaataaaagggaaaaacagAGGCGAAAGTCCAAATTGATAAGGCatcacaacaaaacaagaaagtaaTTATTACATCCCGTCCACTAAACTGTAAAAAGATGACTCTGCAATTCATTAACTTAGATAAACgagatgaatgaaaaaaataagaccaagaaaaagaagaaataaaatatccaAACTGAAATATTCAGTCATATGAGAAATATGACATGTAATTCCTTTGGCAAAATGCAATTTAACTGAATTGATGTTGTTTACAGggtatttctaaataaattcaatGGTATCCTCTAGCTACTGCTAACTTATATAGAATGTAGGTCAGACAGGGTAGGGACACCAAGAGAACCAATAAAATACGGTATTCTACCAACACCTACAGTATAAAAGTGACAGTCGGATAGTTTTACACACAACACCCAGAATCAACATCCAAGGTAAGAATTGACAAACTTTACacagttttaaagtaaaatctaaTGTACAAAAAGGACTAAGGATTCATGACAACTATGGTGAGTGAAAAGCTTGAATAAGTCATAATTTTTGCTAATTATTGAGAGTGTCATCGCTGTTCATTTTTTATGACCTGTatggtggttttttttgttctttgtatCAGATGCTGCTCTTTCTGCTGTTGGTGACATCATGTGCTGCCATTCCtcaaagtgagaaaaaacaattattgCTTTTTTAACAATATAATAGTAGACATTATAAGTTTATATGATAGCAAGTGTAGTAGTTGTTCTAACTCCTATGCAAATATAAAATGGAACATGAggagtttttataaatataaatatttatttttgaaagtatccataactttaaatgtattttttaaataatgtatttaaatttctttaataacgcctttgttttaaagatctttcagagaaaatgttcacCTTCCCGCAAGAAACCAACACAGCACATGTTAGGTTGACAACATCAAGACAAAATTTACAGGCTGTGACTGTCTGTTTCAGGTAAGTACttacctttttaaaatttttaaaaactacattttttaaaacaaagaaagcaatCTACAGAGTGTATGATTGTctaatgctaaaacaaaatTCTTCATGTCTTTTGCTTCAAAACAGGTTCTTTACAGACCTCAAAAGAAATCACGCCCTTTTCTCGTTGGCTCTACCCTCTTTTGATAatgcctttttgttttacaatttggCCAGCTTAGATTCTTTTCAAATGTATGTAAGGAACACGGCCACAACTTTTGAAGGCCTGGACTTCAAGCTGAACAAGTGGCAATCAGTTTGTGCAACATGGGATTCTACGTCTGGCTTGGTCCAACTGTGGGTGGATGGAAAGCCTTCAAGCAGGAAATTTACCAGCTCTGGATCCAGTATCAGTGGACCAATTATAATTGCTTTAGGACAGGTGTGTTTCAAACACTgtaaatgcagaaatattcataCATTATGAAAAATCTCCCAAATTGTATTAAGTTTATGATTCAATCAAAGTTAGCCACATATTAAAATTGGTGGCTTAGCTTAAACTAACCTTTCTACTAAGAGCTTGAGGGTGGCTATGTGCAAACTTGTTAAGCAGAAACAAACTCTGGGAAAAACAGTTTCAGTCTGAAATActtctgttttccttcttctccaTATATTTTAGCTATATATAATTTGTAATAACTCATAAGCAAAGACAAGGCTGAGATAATCTGCCCCACTTCATAAATTGTGTTTCAGGATTTAGAATTTTGACATACAATATGACTACAGGTTCACATAAAAAGGTGCATTTTAGCATCAGGAACATTTTACAAAACCAGGATAACTTTTAGAGGAGCATTTCTTATCATTCCTGTTTCTACTGCAGGAATAAAAACTAGTTCATATTACTAGGgtagacatacagtatattcccCAACACATCCTCAGTTATTTACAGTGCTTACATTTAAACATTGTATTATATATGCATactatatatttgtttttattgagtcaaagttttaaaataagtacAAAAACGCAACTGGGGGTCATTATGGCTTATTGGAAACATGTAGCAATACTAAAACCTACTCACCCAACAGTGGATTTATTGCTAGATTGAAATCGCTActataatattttgtattacaTATCATCTTTAATCTTATTAGTTTCTTATTAGtttcattttttgatttttaaggCATCAAATATTTGCTGTTTATGTTGTCTAATAATGATGGATGCCTCTATTCCTTATCCTACTTTAGTCAGGGTACAAAGTATTGAGATGTATGTTTAATTAAACTTCTGCATCACCATAAATCCCCCCAAAATGTTTATAGCATACCCACTCTTGCAGTTTGGAAGGTTGTAGATGCTTGTGAGTTTACTGTTTGATTATTGTGTTTTCTCTTCTCACAGGATCAAGATTCACACGGTGGTGGTTTTGATGCCAAACAATCATTTGTCGGCATGATGTCAGATCTCCATATGTGGGATTACAAGCTTTCACCCTGTGAGATCCGGAAATACATGAATGACCGGGGCTACGCAAAAGGAAATGTGTTGAACTGGAATTCACTGGATTTCCAGATTATAGGAAGGGTGCTGATCGAGAATAAACAGAATACTTGTCAGTAAATCATCCtttctaaaaatgtatataGCACACAATAATTGGTAAATTGTATGTTATGAACAAAAATTACTCTATTCTTTATATTTCaacataataaatatgtttaattcaTTAGACTAATCATTTTGTCACATGTTGTTAAAATCTTTaatactgttttttaaattttaccccaGATTCATTGttgaatgttttacaaaaattgttTTGGATTAAATTTGTAACTAAATATAGTATGTCATTAAGAGcttatgtatttgtttgttttgttctaaaaACTACTTTCAAGACAGGTATTCAAAAATCtgataattttaatttaaaaaaatcctaccATAAAGAATTAAGAATTGTCAGTTTGTTACTTCTTTCTTCAAGATAAAAATGTCCCTGTAAGTAAAATTATTGTCTGTTAATTTTACTCTATATATAATTTTACTCTATAAATAGAGAGCTGTTATCTTGCTACAGTTATGCAACtaaagtttcaaaatatttaacatttttattgcaggaaaACTTAGAAGGACGTCATAAATGATTTTATgttgcattactttgtgttttttatgttgtaaagcactttgaaatgccttgttgctgaaatgttttatgcaaataaaatttgattgactgattgatcaTGCCATGTATCCCATGGTATTATAATGGAAAAACAGTCATGGCTTGTCTGCTCAAATTGTAAAAGTTCTAAAATACACAGATATAAATAGTTTTCAAGAAACCTGCTTTCAatggctgtttattttttagtctgacaataaaatttatatttaatagtATAAAAAGAATTTTTTCAGGAGATAACCAAAACgctcttttttatttacacagtGTGATGATCTATAATTTAATACGATAGATCATGATATTCTCTTATTTACACTTTGTTGGCATGACAGACACAGTTTTGAAATGGTTTGAATCAAATTTCGAAAACAGAACTTTCTCTGTAAATCTGGACCAGTGTTGTTTAGGGGCCCACACCATTATGGTACACACGAGGCTCAATTTTAGGCcctattttgtttattttacagtcATTGCCTCCTGGTTAGATTTTTGGGAAAGTCAATCTTTGTTTCATTGCTTTGCATATTTATATGCCCCTAAAGatgctaaatgaaaaaaaatatatatctggACAAGTTAATTCATGGATGGAAATATGTTTTCTATCCGTGAATTAAATTATGGATTGATCTAAATTTTCTTCACCTTAATAATGACAAAACTTAAGTCATAATATTTGGTCAAAACATTCTTACTGAAAATCTCAATTAAACACTTAGGTATTTAGCTCCATTTTGTCTGACTTTTGCTAGGAATTTTAGTGTTGTTTTTGAtagctgttttaaaaaagacaaacaagttAATTCATTTGTTAAATCAAGCTCATGATGTATTTGATTGTGCCATTGTACTAACTTTGACAATGGATGCTCAAAAATGCtgatcatataaaaaaaatatcattaaaaaaataaatcttcccACTGCACAattaattgtgtttgtttttttctttcttcaataACAAGTTGCTCCTGTAAcctaaaatataaacactttaATTATGGCACAGCTTAGGGTTGAATACCTAAAGGTTAAGATACCTTAATATCATTAAGGTATCTAAATCATAATGTACTTTGAGCCTCTGGTGTTATAAAATCTCAAGATCATCAATGGCTCTGTGCTAGACCCATTGTAATTTGCTTACTGGTCAAATAGGGTGGCATATGATGCTGTCAGTTGGAGACTGTACTGTTTTGGACCCAGTCATGAAAAAAAGGGATTTAActacaaaagaacaaaagagaCTGGTAAAAAATATCCCAGAATGCAATGCATTAAACCATTTTCATGCATAGTTCCCAGGACGGAGGAGTTTTCAAGCAGAGCTCCACAACCTTAACAAAATAGTTTGTCAGTCACGGTGAACAAtcatatcagaaaaaaaaaaaattcttatatATGTTGGTGCAAGGACAAGATTTACATATGAGTCCTCTAAACTTTAGCAGTGCAACTGAGCTAATCTTCTGGTTAAGTTAATATAAGCAATTCTGTAACTGATCTATGAGTACAGCAGCCTACAGCTCAACTGAGGAATTTGagttatttgattttttaaatgaattatgttCATGAATCTTCAGACTATTCAGTTGTCTTGTGATTGAGTGGTGAGCAAGCGTGTGCCCTCTCTCTCACCAACTGATGGCTTGAGATTGGTTTCAGCCCAAAGAATTAAGCAggtataaaaactgaatgcatgGATATTTAGATTATATGTGACGATCTAGATTAAACAACAGTACATCTGAAGTCATGGTAAAGGCAAAAACATGTACACATTTACACACGTAATTGGCTGCATGGTACTGATCTCCTTAAGAACAAAGGACACA includes the following:
- the LOC116716981 gene encoding C-reactive protein-like, with the protein product MKVLSLLVLITACAARTQDLSGRMFTFPLETNRAYVKFNTSRRDFNAVTVCHRSFTDLKRDHMLFSLSTPNNPNDFLIFWDNTNKEMEAHIKNKKAEYGGRDYKLNTWHSICTTWDAETGLAQLWFNGQPSIRKFTISGSNIGGPVNIIVGQEQDSHGGGFDMKQSFVGMMTDVHMWDYVLSACEIQNYVDERNFTPGNVLNWRALDYQIVDKVLLEHTKTVCY
- the LOC116716983 gene encoding serum amyloid P-component-like produces the protein MLLFLLLVTSCAAIPQNLSEKMFTFPQETNTAHVRLTTSRQNLQAVTVCFRFFTDLKRNHALFSLALPSFDNAFLFYNLASLDSFQMYVRNTATTFEGLDFKLNKWQSVCATWDSTSGLVQLWVDGKPSSRKFTSSGSSISGPIIIALGQDQDSHGGGFDAKQSFVGMMSDLHMWDYKLSPCEIRKYMNDRGYAKGNVLNWNSLDFQIIGRVLIENKQNTCQ